A genomic stretch from Setaria italica strain Yugu1 chromosome VII, Setaria_italica_v2.0, whole genome shotgun sequence includes:
- the LOC101768613 gene encoding cyclin-P2-1 — protein sequence MASSELPSDAFAFPCREDGSSSALSPPVVISVLASILDRHIARNERALAPGSDREVAASGDDDDSAATRRRVRAFDGGTELDMSLRAFLERFSRYAQVSPAVYVVAYAYLDRLRRGDAGVRVVRANAQRLLTAAILVASKFVEDRNYSNSYFAAVGGLGAAELGALELDFLFLMQFRLNVCASVFQSYCRHLEREVSHGGGYRVEQGLEKALVCAGEARGQRRQAAAA from the coding sequence ATGGCGTCGAGCGAGCTGCCGTCGGATGCGTTCGCGTTCCCGTGCCGCGAggacggctcgtcgtcggcgctGTCGCCGCCGGTCGTGATCTCGGTGCTGGCGTCCATCCTGGACCGGCACATCGCCCGCAACGAGCGGGCCTTGGCGCCCGGGAGCGACCGCGAGGTGGCGGCATCgggtgacgacgacgactcggcggcgacgaggaggcgggTGCGGGCGTTCGACGGCGGAACGGAGCTGGACATGAGCCTGCGCGCGTTCCTGGAGCGCTTCTCCCGGTACGCGCAGGTCTCGCCGGCGGTGTACGTGGTGGCGTACGCGTACCTTGACCGGCTCCGGCGCGGGGACGCCGGCGTCCGCGTCGTGCGCGCCAACGCGCAGCGCCTGCTCACCGCAGCCATCCTCGTGGCGTCCAAGTTCGTGGAGGACCGCAACTACAGCAACTCCTACTtcgcggcggtgggcgggctcggcgcggcggagctcggcgcGCTGGAGCTCGACTTCCTCTTCCTGATGCAGTTCCGGCTCAACGTGTGCGCCAGCGTGTTCCAGAGCTACTGCCGCCACCTGGAGCGGGAGGTCAGCCACGGCGGCGGGTACCGGGTGGAGCAAGGCCTCGAGAAGGCGCTCGTCTGCGCGGGGGAAGCGCGGGGGCAGcgacggcaggcggcggcggcctag